Proteins encoded in a region of the Bradyrhizobium sp. CB3481 genome:
- the tpiA gene encoding triose-phosphate isomerase has translation MTDAIRPLIAGNWKMNGLKASLSEFEAMIAGAGALAGKADLLVCPPATLIAPFADKALGSKLTVGAQDCHAKASGAHTGDLSAEMLADAGASAIIVGHSERRADHGETDAVVRAKAEAVWRAGLTAIVCIGETQKQRDAGQTLDVCGTQLAGSLPDGATSANLVVAYEPVWAIGTGLTPTPKDVEQVHRFIRGVLTSRFKAEGGKIRILYGGSVKPSNASELMAVPDVNGALVGGASLKAVDFLAIAEAC, from the coding sequence ATGACCGACGCCATCCGGCCGCTGATCGCCGGCAACTGGAAAATGAACGGCCTGAAAGCTTCCTTGAGTGAATTCGAAGCCATGATCGCCGGCGCAGGCGCGCTGGCCGGCAAAGCCGACCTCCTGGTCTGCCCGCCGGCGACCTTGATCGCTCCTTTCGCCGACAAGGCGCTCGGCTCAAAGCTCACTGTGGGGGCGCAGGATTGCCACGCCAAGGCCTCGGGCGCCCATACCGGCGATCTCTCGGCGGAAATGCTGGCCGATGCCGGCGCCAGCGCCATTATTGTCGGGCATTCGGAGCGCCGCGCCGACCATGGCGAAACCGACGCGGTGGTCCGGGCGAAGGCGGAAGCCGTCTGGCGCGCCGGGCTGACGGCCATTGTTTGCATCGGCGAGACCCAGAAGCAGCGCGACGCCGGCCAGACGCTCGACGTCTGCGGCACCCAGCTCGCGGGCTCGCTCCCGGACGGTGCGACCTCGGCCAATCTGGTGGTGGCCTATGAGCCGGTCTGGGCGATCGGCACCGGGCTGACCCCGACACCGAAAGATGTCGAGCAGGTTCATCGCTTTATCCGCGGGGTTCTGACCAGCCGGTTTAAGGCTGAAGGTGGCAAGATCCGCATCCTCTATGGCGGCTCGGTCAAGCCTTCCAACGCGTCGGAGCTGATGGCAGTCCCCGACGTCAACGGCGCGCTGGTCGGCGGCGCCAGTCTGAAGGCTGTGGATTTTCTGGCGATTGCGGAAGCCTGTTAA
- a CDS encoding GNAT family N-acetyltransferase produces the protein MSDIKIEALKPSYEVCAALGELLIETVANGGSVSFMHPLSREAAEAFWSNSLIAAERGERIVLGAFDGDELIGTVTLLLDLPPNQPHRAEIAKMMTRVSHRHRGVATALLREAERLAIAHQRWLLVLDTAEDEGAAGLYERVGFKLTGIIPDYAFKPHGGLTGTLIYWKRLQEGVLA, from the coding sequence ATGTCCGATATCAAGATCGAAGCCTTGAAGCCTTCGTACGAAGTATGCGCGGCGCTTGGTGAATTGCTGATCGAAACGGTGGCCAATGGCGGCTCGGTCAGCTTCATGCACCCGCTGTCACGGGAAGCCGCCGAGGCGTTCTGGTCGAATTCACTCATTGCAGCAGAGCGCGGCGAGCGGATCGTTCTTGGCGCCTTCGACGGCGACGAACTGATCGGCACCGTGACGCTGCTGCTCGATCTGCCGCCAAACCAGCCGCACCGCGCCGAGATCGCCAAGATGATGACGCGCGTCAGCCACCGCCACCGCGGCGTCGCCACCGCGTTGCTACGCGAGGCCGAACGCTTGGCGATCGCGCATCAACGCTGGCTCCTGGTGCTCGATACCGCCGAGGACGAAGGTGCGGCCGGCCTTTACGAGCGCGTCGGCTTCAAGCTGACCGGAATCATCCCGGATTACGCGTTCAAGCCCCATGGCGGGCTGACCGGCACGCTGATCTACTGGAAGCGATTGCAGGAAGGCGTGCTGGCCTGA
- a CDS encoding XRE family transcriptional regulator — translation MDTLVDDLSTRLAHRLRLERDSRGWSLADLAERSGVSKATISKIERAEVSPTAVVLVRLASAFDLTLAGLMLRAEGQGDRLSRAADQAVWRDPETGYLRRQVFNRPDHPIEIIKVEMPPKQRVTLPASSYAHIRQVLWVLSGALVLTDGGERHELRAGDCLGFGPPAEATFANESSAPCTYVVALVRS, via the coding sequence ATGGATACTTTAGTAGACGACCTGAGCACCCGCCTCGCCCACCGCCTCCGGCTGGAACGCGACAGCCGCGGCTGGTCGCTGGCCGACCTCGCCGAACGCTCCGGGGTTTCCAAGGCCACCATCAGCAAGATCGAGCGGGCTGAGGTCTCCCCGACCGCGGTGGTGCTGGTCCGGCTTGCCAGCGCCTTCGACCTCACCCTCGCCGGCTTGATGCTACGCGCCGAAGGCCAGGGCGATCGCCTGTCGCGCGCCGCCGACCAGGCCGTGTGGCGCGATCCCGAGACCGGCTACCTGCGCCGGCAGGTGTTCAACCGGCCGGATCATCCCATCGAGATCATCAAGGTCGAGATGCCGCCAAAGCAGCGCGTGACGCTGCCCGCCTCGTCCTACGCGCACATCCGGCAGGTGCTCTGGGTGCTGTCGGGCGCACTCGTGCTGACCGACGGCGGCGAGCGTCACGAGCTACGCGCCGGCGACTGTCTCGGCTTCGGTCCACCGGCCGAAGCTACCTTTGCCAATGAGAGCTCGGCGCCCTGCACCTATGTCGTGGCGCTGGTGCGGAGCTGA
- the secG gene encoding preprotein translocase subunit SecG — MQTVIIVVHLMIVTVLIGAVLLQKSEGGGLGMGGGAGFMSSRGTANLLTRTTAILAGLFFLTSMALAWMAGIDRKPASILGAPATQSQPGGATPVAPPTSGGVLDTLKKVDEQQAPSGPQAPRSQ, encoded by the coding sequence ATGCAGACCGTCATCATCGTCGTTCACCTCATGATCGTCACCGTGCTGATCGGTGCCGTGCTGCTGCAGAAATCCGAAGGCGGCGGCCTCGGCATGGGCGGCGGCGCCGGCTTCATGTCGAGCCGCGGCACTGCCAACCTCCTGACGCGGACGACGGCGATTCTGGCGGGGCTTTTCTTCCTGACCAGCATGGCATTGGCCTGGATGGCGGGCATCGATCGCAAGCCGGCCTCGATCCTCGGCGCGCCGGCGACGCAGTCGCAGCCGGGCGGCGCAACGCCGGTGGCTCCGCCGACCTCCGGCGGCGTGCTCGACACGCTCAAGAAAGTGGATGAACAGCAGGCCCCGTCGGGCCCGCAGGCACCGCGTTCGCAATAA
- a CDS encoding CTP synthase: MARYIFITGGVVSSLGKGLASAALGALLQARGYKVRLRKLDPYLNLDPGTMSPYQHGEVFVTDDGAETDLDLGHYERFTGRPATKADNITTGRIYQDIISKERRGDYLGATIQVVPHVTNAIKEFVLSGNDEFDFVLVEIGGTVGDIEGLPFFEAIRQLKNELPRDHAVYIHLTLLPYIPSAGELKTKPTQHSVKELRSIGIQPDILLCRTDREIPKEERRKLGLFCNVRESAVIEARDVDNIYAVPEAYHAAGLDDEVLAAFGISPKIPPALQSWNVINERVRNPEGAVTIAIVGKYTGMKDAYKSLIEALSHGGIANKVKVNLDWIESEVFENEDPAPFLEHVNGILVPGGFGQRGAEGKIRAAQFARERDVPYFGICFGMQMAVIEAARNLVGIEDANSTEFGPTKEPLVGLMTEWLRGNELEKRSQSGDLGGTMRLGAYPATLKRGSRVSEVYGGALEISERHRHRYEVNTAYKDRLEQHGLRFSGLSPDGVLPEIVEYEDHPWFIGVQFHPELKSRPFEPHPLFASFIQAAAKQSRLV, translated from the coding sequence ATGGCGCGGTACATATTCATCACCGGCGGCGTGGTTTCTTCGCTCGGAAAAGGTCTGGCTTCAGCGGCACTCGGTGCCCTGCTGCAGGCCCGCGGGTACAAGGTCCGCCTCCGCAAGCTCGACCCCTATCTCAACCTCGATCCCGGAACGATGTCGCCGTATCAGCATGGCGAAGTGTTCGTGACCGACGACGGCGCCGAGACCGATCTCGATCTCGGCCATTACGAGCGCTTCACCGGACGTCCGGCTACCAAGGCGGACAACATCACGACGGGGCGCATCTACCAGGACATCATCAGCAAGGAGCGCCGCGGCGATTATCTCGGCGCGACCATCCAGGTCGTTCCGCACGTCACCAATGCGATCAAGGAATTCGTTCTCTCCGGCAACGACGAATTTGATTTCGTGCTGGTTGAGATCGGCGGCACCGTCGGTGATATCGAGGGCCTGCCGTTCTTCGAGGCGATCCGTCAGCTCAAGAACGAGCTGCCGCGCGACCACGCGGTGTATATTCACCTGACGCTGCTGCCCTACATTCCGAGCGCCGGCGAACTGAAGACGAAACCGACGCAGCACTCGGTGAAGGAGCTGCGCTCGATCGGCATCCAGCCGGACATCCTGCTCTGCCGCACCGACCGCGAAATCCCGAAGGAAGAGCGCCGCAAGCTCGGCCTGTTCTGTAACGTGCGCGAAAGCGCCGTGATCGAGGCGCGCGACGTAGACAACATCTATGCGGTGCCCGAAGCCTATCACGCCGCCGGCCTCGACGATGAAGTGCTGGCCGCATTCGGCATCAGCCCGAAAATTCCGCCGGCGCTGCAGAGCTGGAACGTCATCAACGAGCGCGTGCGCAACCCGGAAGGCGCGGTGACCATTGCCATCGTTGGCAAATACACCGGCATGAAGGACGCCTACAAATCGCTGATCGAGGCGCTCTCCCATGGCGGCATCGCCAACAAGGTGAAGGTCAATCTCGACTGGATCGAGAGCGAGGTGTTCGAGAACGAGGACCCGGCGCCGTTCCTCGAACACGTCAACGGCATTCTGGTGCCCGGCGGCTTCGGCCAGCGCGGCGCCGAAGGCAAGATCCGCGCGGCGCAGTTCGCGCGCGAGCGCGACGTGCCGTATTTCGGCATCTGCTTCGGCATGCAGATGGCGGTTATCGAAGCGGCGCGCAATCTGGTCGGCATCGAGGACGCGAACTCGACTGAGTTCGGCCCGACGAAAGAGCCGCTGGTCGGCCTGATGACAGAATGGCTGCGCGGTAACGAATTGGAGAAGCGCTCGCAGTCGGGCGATCTCGGCGGCACGATGCGGCTCGGCGCGTATCCGGCGACACTGAAGCGTGGCAGCCGCGTCTCGGAAGTCTATGGCGGCGCGCTGGAGATTTCCGAGCGCCACCGCCATCGCTACGAGGTCAACACGGCCTACAAGGATCGGCTTGAGCAGCACGGCCTGCGTTTCTCCGGCCTGTCGCCCGACGGCGTGCTGCCGGAGATCGTCGAATACGAGGACCATCCCTGGTTCATCGGCGTGCAATTCCACCCCGAGCTGAAATCGCGTCCGTTCGAGCCGCATCCGCTGTTTGCATCGTTCATTCAGGCGGCGGCAAAACAGAGCCGGTTGGTGTAG
- a CDS encoding NIPSNAP family protein codes for MIMEMRVYRCVPGRLPALMKRFDTLTLKLWDKHGIKQAGFYTTLIGTSNQELTYFVAWDSLADRERKWTAFQSDPDWIAGRAKSEEDGQIIDNIVSQLLVPTAFSAVK; via the coding sequence ATGATCATGGAAATGCGCGTCTATCGCTGCGTGCCGGGCCGCCTGCCGGCGCTGATGAAGCGGTTCGATACGCTGACGCTGAAATTGTGGGACAAGCACGGCATCAAGCAGGCCGGCTTCTACACCACGCTGATCGGCACCTCCAACCAGGAACTCACCTATTTCGTCGCCTGGGACTCGCTCGCCGACCGCGAGAGGAAATGGACCGCCTTCCAGTCCGATCCCGACTGGATCGCCGGCCGCGCCAAGAGTGAGGAGGACGGCCAGATCATCGACAACATCGTCAGCCAGCTTCTGGTGCCGACGGCGTTTTCGGCGGTGAAATAG
- the kdsA gene encoding 3-deoxy-8-phosphooctulonate synthase — MNANLKAAAVVSVGPVKFGNELPISIIAGPCQLESRAHALEVASALKEIATRLGIGLVFKTSFDKANRTSGSAARGVGLEQALPVFAEIRSSLGLPVLTDVHEPAQCAEAAQAVDVLQIPAFLCRQTDLLLAAAATGKAVNVKKGQFLAPWEMTNVVAKITGGGNPNVLVTERGASFGYNTLVSDMRALPIMAQTTGAPVIFDATHSVQQPGGKGSSSGGQREFVPVLARAAVAVGVAGVFIETHPDPDRAPSDGPNMVPLREFEALVKTLMEFDALSKRGARQ; from the coding sequence TTGAACGCGAATCTCAAAGCAGCCGCGGTTGTCTCGGTCGGCCCCGTCAAATTCGGCAACGAACTGCCGATTTCGATCATTGCCGGCCCCTGCCAGCTCGAAAGCCGGGCGCACGCGCTTGAAGTGGCTAGTGCCCTGAAGGAGATCGCGACGCGGCTCGGCATCGGCCTCGTCTTCAAGACCTCGTTCGACAAGGCCAACCGCACCTCAGGCTCGGCGGCGCGTGGTGTCGGCCTGGAGCAGGCGCTGCCGGTTTTCGCGGAGATCCGTTCTTCGCTTGGCCTTCCCGTGCTCACCGACGTGCACGAGCCGGCGCAATGCGCCGAGGCCGCGCAGGCGGTGGACGTGTTGCAGATACCCGCGTTCCTGTGCCGGCAGACTGATCTGTTGCTGGCGGCAGCGGCGACGGGCAAGGCCGTCAACGTCAAGAAAGGCCAGTTCCTCGCGCCGTGGGAGATGACCAACGTCGTCGCCAAGATCACCGGCGGCGGCAACCCGAATGTGCTGGTGACCGAGCGCGGCGCTTCATTCGGCTACAACACGCTGGTGTCCGATATGCGCGCGCTGCCGATCATGGCTCAGACGACGGGCGCGCCCGTGATCTTCGATGCCACCCATTCGGTGCAGCAGCCGGGCGGGAAGGGCTCCTCATCCGGCGGCCAGCGCGAATTCGTCCCGGTGCTGGCGCGGGCGGCGGTCGCCGTCGGCGTGGCCGGCGTGTTCATCGAGACCCACCCCGATCCCGACCGCGCGCCTTCGGACGGCCCCAACATGGTGCCGCTGCGCGAGTTCGAAGCGCTGGTGAAAACGCTGATGGAGTTCGACGCGCTCTCCAAGCGCGGCGCGCGCCAATGA
- a CDS encoding MFS transporter: MSAASGLPPALNIIALATFSAALSARALDPVLPHVAEEFSVSIATAASFAAAFAFTFAIIQPVLGAFADIFGKARLMIVALALLGFANILGAMATSIPLLYVSRILAGIGSGGVFPISLGLTSDLVGPEKRQIAIGRTLAGAMTGNLLGATVSGLIGDFLGWRGVLAFLGVIVVIASIVVAIGFRGAALTHPPRTSLSALRQGYRTIFTNRNAYICYSAVFIEGCCVLGLFPFIASFLFDLGQTSLSIAGIVIAGFAIGGLFYTMTVSRLLPVIGVNGMIIGGAALVGVQLMAVALGPEWRLQLLGLVFMGWGFYMIHGSLQVFASELSAEARATALSLHAFFFFMGQTVGPIAYGAGIEHAGKVPTLLTAGTVMIVLGFVCAKLLRQTRPTDAAVT; encoded by the coding sequence GTGAGTGCCGCCAGCGGTTTGCCGCCGGCGCTCAATATCATTGCGCTTGCGACCTTCTCCGCCGCGCTGTCCGCCCGCGCGCTCGATCCGGTGCTGCCGCATGTGGCGGAGGAGTTTTCGGTCAGCATTGCGACCGCCGCCAGCTTCGCCGCCGCCTTCGCCTTCACCTTTGCCATCATCCAGCCGGTGCTCGGGGCCTTCGCCGACATCTTCGGCAAGGCGCGGCTGATGATCGTCGCGCTGGCGCTGCTTGGCTTCGCCAACATTCTCGGAGCGATGGCGACGTCGATTCCGCTTTTGTATGTGAGTCGCATCCTGGCAGGCATCGGATCGGGCGGCGTGTTTCCGATTTCGCTCGGGCTGACCAGCGATCTGGTTGGCCCCGAGAAGCGCCAGATCGCGATCGGGCGCACGCTGGCCGGCGCCATGACCGGCAATCTCCTGGGCGCGACGGTATCCGGCCTGATCGGCGATTTCCTCGGCTGGCGCGGCGTGCTGGCCTTCCTCGGCGTGATTGTCGTCATCGCTTCGATCGTGGTCGCAATCGGGTTTCGCGGCGCCGCGCTGACCCATCCGCCGCGCACCAGCCTGTCGGCCCTCAGGCAGGGCTATCGCACCATCTTCACCAACCGGAACGCATATATCTGCTATTCGGCCGTGTTCATCGAAGGCTGCTGCGTGCTCGGCCTGTTTCCGTTCATCGCCTCGTTCCTGTTCGACCTTGGGCAGACCTCGCTGTCGATCGCGGGTATCGTCATCGCGGGTTTTGCCATCGGCGGGCTGTTCTACACCATGACGGTGTCGCGGCTGCTGCCTGTTATCGGCGTCAACGGCATGATCATCGGCGGCGCGGCGCTGGTCGGCGTGCAGCTCATGGCGGTTGCGCTGGGACCCGAATGGCGATTGCAACTGCTCGGCCTTGTCTTCATGGGCTGGGGCTTTTACATGATCCACGGCAGCCTGCAGGTTTTCGCCAGCGAACTCTCGGCGGAAGCGCGCGCCACCGCGCTGTCGCTGCACGCGTTCTTCTTCTTCATGGGCCAGACCGTCGGGCCGATCGCCTATGGTGCCGGCATCGAGCACGCCGGCAAGGTGCCGACGCTGCTCACCGCGGGGACGGTGATGATCGTGCTCGGCTTTGTCTGCGCCAAACTGCTGCGCCAGACGCGGCCGACGGATGCAGCCGTGACGTAG
- a CDS encoding VOC family protein codes for MIEGISAITLGTHDMPRAVRFYRALGFEVLHGGEAASFTSFRAGAGYLNLIAQPAERRWSWWGRVIFYVADVDALYHRALAAGFEPTTVPRDAEWGERYFHLVDPDGHELSFARPLPSASVL; via the coding sequence ATGATCGAGGGGATCAGCGCGATCACACTGGGCACCCACGACATGCCGCGAGCGGTCCGGTTCTACCGCGCGCTCGGCTTTGAGGTTCTGCATGGCGGCGAAGCGGCGTCATTCACCAGCTTTCGCGCCGGAGCGGGCTATCTCAACCTGATCGCCCAGCCGGCCGAGCGGCGCTGGTCTTGGTGGGGACGGGTGATCTTCTACGTCGCCGATGTTGACGCACTTTACCACCGTGCGCTCGCGGCAGGTTTCGAGCCAACGACGGTGCCGCGAGATGCCGAATGGGGTGAGCGGTACTTCCACCTGGTTGACCCTGACGGCCACGAGCTCAGTTTCGCACGGCCCTTGCCGTCGGCATCGGTGCTATAG
- a CDS encoding cupin domain-containing protein, giving the protein MQFRRTGLLLLGAIALPASGTAQTTPAPPATTRTVVAATKLATVTDVPLYFKAVSVTLHPDQMSGISAANGILYQMSGTTQVALDGGARRLNAGEGLFIARGKTAALRAGANGPSTFLHFLLAPADDLDRPAEKAPPAVRELYRTADPIPNLKPGSYDLNLTRVTFPAGMPSNPPHHRSGAALYFIIAGTGANTVDGETEARGPGSLIYEPYGLVHQWGNPGNEPLIFLAFNINPEGVAAVLPGAPAKKQ; this is encoded by the coding sequence ATGCAGTTCAGGAGAACGGGACTATTGCTGCTCGGCGCGATCGCGCTTCCCGCCTCCGGGACCGCGCAAACCACGCCCGCTCCACCGGCAACTACACGAACAGTGGTCGCCGCAACCAAACTGGCGACCGTCACCGACGTACCGCTTTATTTCAAAGCGGTGAGCGTCACCCTTCACCCCGACCAGATGAGCGGCATCTCGGCGGCCAACGGCATCCTCTACCAGATGTCAGGTACGACCCAAGTCGCGCTCGATGGCGGTGCTAGAAGGCTCAACGCAGGAGAGGGGCTGTTCATCGCCCGCGGAAAGACCGCGGCGCTAAGGGCAGGTGCCAACGGGCCGTCTACTTTCCTCCACTTCTTGCTTGCTCCTGCCGATGACCTGGATCGGCCTGCCGAAAAGGCACCTCCTGCCGTGAGAGAATTATATCGCACAGCGGATCCGATCCCCAATCTGAAGCCAGGCAGTTATGATCTCAATCTCACGCGAGTCACGTTCCCGGCGGGGATGCCTTCCAACCCGCCACACCACCGGTCCGGCGCGGCACTATACTTCATCATCGCGGGTACCGGGGCCAACACGGTCGACGGTGAGACAGAAGCCAGGGGACCGGGCTCCTTGATCTATGAACCCTATGGCCTCGTGCACCAATGGGGAAACCCAGGCAACGAGCCGTTGATATTCCTGGCCTTCAACATCAATCCGGAAGGTGTGGCGGCCGTGCTTCCGGGCGCGCCAGCAAAGAAACAATAG
- the queF gene encoding preQ(1) synthase, whose translation MAKKSQKSLPQSLQLGRAVDWPDSPEKAKLDGVPNPQAGTNYLVRFTAPEFTSICPVTGQPDFAHLVIDYVPDQRLLESKSLKLFVASFRNHGAFHEDCTVMIGKRIATEIKPKWLRIGGYWYPRGGIPIDVFWQTGKLPKDVWVPDQGVAPYRGRG comes from the coding sequence ATGGCCAAGAAATCGCAGAAATCATTGCCGCAATCATTGCAGCTCGGCCGGGCCGTCGACTGGCCCGACAGCCCCGAAAAGGCAAAACTCGACGGCGTGCCCAACCCGCAAGCCGGCACCAATTATCTGGTCCGCTTCACCGCCCCGGAATTCACTTCGATCTGCCCGGTGACGGGACAGCCGGATTTCGCGCATCTGGTGATCGACTACGTGCCGGACCAACGGCTGCTGGAATCCAAATCGCTCAAACTCTTCGTGGCGAGCTTCCGCAACCACGGCGCCTTCCATGAGGATTGCACGGTCATGATCGGCAAGCGCATCGCTACCGAGATCAAGCCGAAATGGCTGCGCATCGGCGGCTACTGGTATCCGCGGGGCGGCATCCCGATCGATGTGTTCTGGCAGACCGGCAAGCTGCCGAAGGACGTGTGGGTGCCGGACCAGGGCGTCGCGCCGTACCGCGGACGGGGATGA
- a CDS encoding lyase, with the protein MNRRQFLRNSAAGILAAPVLLRNAAAQEGPFRVKYFPIEAGVGLHDVTPARDGAIWFTGQRSGTLGQLDPRDGTFKLINLGKGAAPHGVVIGPDGAPWVTEGGQNAIARVDPGDHKVTLFRLPEKEAYANLNTGVFDKSGIYWFTGQSGIYGRLDPKSGDMKVFKAPRGVGPYGITATPKGEVWYASLAGNHIAKIDLSSGQATAVDPSTPKQGARRVWSDSKSRIWVSEWNSGQVSVHDPAADGSWKAWKLPGTNPRAYAVYVDDKDKVWLSDFGGNAIVRFDPVTEQFNAFPSDKSGANVRQLDGRPGETWGAESGNDRLVVIQTAA; encoded by the coding sequence ATGAATCGCCGTCAGTTTCTCAGGAACTCTGCCGCCGGAATCCTCGCCGCGCCCGTGCTGCTGCGAAACGCCGCCGCGCAAGAGGGCCCGTTCCGGGTCAAATATTTTCCGATCGAGGCCGGTGTAGGCTTGCATGACGTCACACCCGCTCGCGATGGCGCGATCTGGTTCACCGGTCAGCGCAGCGGAACGCTGGGGCAATTAGACCCGCGGGACGGCACGTTCAAGCTGATCAATCTCGGCAAGGGCGCGGCGCCTCACGGCGTCGTCATCGGCCCCGACGGCGCGCCGTGGGTGACCGAGGGCGGACAGAACGCGATCGCGCGCGTCGACCCCGGCGATCACAAGGTGACACTGTTCCGCCTGCCCGAAAAAGAGGCGTACGCCAACCTCAACACCGGCGTGTTCGACAAGAGCGGCATCTACTGGTTCACCGGCCAGTCCGGCATCTATGGCCGGCTCGATCCGAAATCGGGCGACATGAAGGTGTTCAAGGCGCCGCGCGGCGTCGGCCCCTACGGGATCACGGCCACCCCGAAGGGCGAGGTCTGGTATGCCTCGCTCGCCGGCAATCACATTGCCAAGATCGATCTGTCGAGCGGCCAGGCGACGGCGGTCGACCCGTCGACGCCGAAGCAGGGCGCACGGCGGGTATGGTCGGACTCGAAGAGCCGGATCTGGGTCAGCGAATGGAACAGCGGCCAGGTGTCGGTGCACGACCCCGCCGCCGACGGCTCCTGGAAGGCGTGGAAGCTGCCCGGGACCAATCCGCGCGCCTACGCGGTCTATGTCGACGACAAGGATAAGGTCTGGCTCTCTGATTTCGGCGGCAACGCCATCGTGCGTTTCGATCCCGTCACCGAACAATTCAACGCGTTTCCGAGCGACAAATCGGGCGCGAATGTGCGTCAGCTCGACGGCCGGCCCGGCGAAACCTGGGGCGCCGAATCCGGCAATGACCGCCTGGTCGTGATACAGACGGCTGCGTGA
- the eno gene encoding phosphopyruvate hydratase — MTAIVDIIGREILDSRGNPTVEVDVVLEDGSIGRAAVPSGASTGAHEAVELRDGDKKRYLGKGVQKAVEAVNGEIFEALNDHAVEDQVHLDQIMIDLDGTPNKSRLGANAILGVSLACAKAAAESFDMPLYRYVGGTSARTLPVPMMNIINGGVHADNPIDFQEFMILPVGAASFAEALRCGSEIFHTLRSELKKAGHNTNVGDEGGFAPNLPSADAALEFVMSAIGKAGYKAGSDVMLGLDCAATEFFKDGAYVYGGENKTRSRSEQAKYLADLVARYPIVTIEDGMSEDDMEGWKELTDLIGKKCQLVGDDLFVTNVTRLADGIKNGRANSILIKVNQIGTLTETLAAVELAHKYGYTSVMSHRSGETEDSTIADLAVATNCGQIKTGSLARSDRTAKYNQLLRIEQQLGSQAKYAGKAALKALA; from the coding sequence ATGACCGCCATCGTCGACATCATTGGCCGCGAAATTCTCGATAGCCGGGGCAATCCCACCGTCGAAGTCGATGTGGTGCTGGAAGACGGTTCGATCGGCCGTGCCGCCGTCCCGTCCGGCGCCTCCACCGGCGCGCATGAGGCGGTCGAACTCCGGGACGGCGACAAGAAGCGCTATCTCGGCAAGGGCGTGCAGAAGGCGGTCGAGGCCGTCAATGGCGAAATCTTCGAAGCCTTGAACGATCATGCGGTCGAGGACCAGGTCCATCTCGACCAGATCATGATCGATCTCGACGGCACGCCGAACAAGAGCCGGTTAGGGGCCAACGCCATCCTCGGCGTCTCGCTGGCCTGCGCCAAGGCCGCGGCGGAATCCTTCGACATGCCGCTCTATCGCTATGTCGGCGGCACCTCGGCGCGAACGCTGCCGGTGCCGATGATGAACATCATCAATGGCGGCGTGCATGCCGACAACCCGATCGACTTCCAGGAATTCATGATCCTGCCGGTGGGCGCGGCAAGCTTCGCCGAGGCGCTGCGCTGCGGCTCGGAAATCTTCCACACGCTGCGGAGCGAATTGAAGAAGGCGGGCCACAATACGAACGTCGGCGACGAGGGCGGCTTTGCGCCGAACCTGCCGTCGGCGGATGCCGCGCTCGAGTTCGTCATGAGCGCGATCGGCAAGGCCGGCTATAAGGCCGGCAGCGACGTGATGCTCGGCCTCGACTGCGCGGCGACCGAGTTCTTCAAGGACGGTGCTTACGTCTATGGCGGCGAGAACAAGACCCGCTCGCGCTCCGAGCAGGCAAAATACCTCGCCGATCTCGTCGCGCGCTATCCGATCGTCACCATCGAGGACGGCATGTCGGAAGACGACATGGAGGGCTGGAAGGAATTGACCGACCTGATCGGCAAGAAGTGCCAGCTCGTCGGCGACGACCTGTTCGTCACCAACGTCACCCGGCTTGCCGACGGCATCAAGAACGGCCGCGCCAATTCGATCCTGATCAAGGTCAACCAGATCGGCACGCTGACGGAGACGCTCGCCGCCGTCGAGCTCGCGCACAAATACGGCTACACCTCGGTGATGTCGCACCGCTCCGGCGAGACGGAAGACTCCACCATCGCCGATCTTGCGGTCGCCACCAATTGCGGGCAGATCAAGACCGGATCTCTGGCCCGCTCCGACCGCACCGCCAAGTACAATCAGCTCCTGCGCATCGAGCAGCAGCTCGGGAGCCAGGCGAAATATGCAGGGAAGGCGGCGCTGAAGGCCTTGGCGTAA